The following proteins are co-located in the Styela clava chromosome 15, kaStyClav1.hap1.2, whole genome shotgun sequence genome:
- the LOC144411836 gene encoding uncharacterized protein LOC144411836, translated as MTETNTKMYIYETYTAIPCKPNDDLLLALPKKEEEKKTKEIEQIIEHGNQYTDCSNQRRVKFNICNSNTKQAKDRRNWNVKIIEQLVETKVGSTHTRKRKIALMKINQ; from the exons ATGACCGAGACAAATACAAAGATG tatatatatgaaaCTTATACTGCAATACCATGCAAACCAAATGACGACCTCTTGCTTGCTCTTCCTAAAAAAGAGGAGGAAAAAAAGACAAAGGAAATAGAGCAAATAATAGAGCATGGGAATCAGTACACCGA CTGCTCAAATCAACGTAGAGTGAAATTTAACATATGCAACAGCAACACAAAACAAGCAAAAGATAGACGAAATTG GAACGTGAAGATTATCGAACAACTTGTTGAAACGAAAGTTGGATCAACCCACACGAGAAAACGAAAAATAGCCTTGATGAAA ataaatCAATAG